A portion of the Pseudomonas synxantha BG33R genome contains these proteins:
- a CDS encoding LysR family transcriptional regulator — translation MKAPRVTLDQWRTLQAVVDHGGFAQAAEALHRSQSSVSYTVARMQDQLGVPLLRIDGRKAVLTEAGEVLLRRSRQLVKNASQLEDLAHHMEQGWEAEVRLVVDAAYPNARLVRALTAFMPQSRGCRVRLREEVLSGVEELLIEGVADLAICGFSIPGYLGTEMSDVEFIAVAHPEHALHRMNRELSFQDLESQMQVVIRDSGRQQPRDVGWLGAEQRWTVGSLATAAAFVGSGLGFAWLPRHMIERELAEGVLKQLPLEQGGSRHPTFYLYSNKDKPLGPATQILVELLRTFDTAPLDAPFAAPRQA, via the coding sequence TTGAAAGCGCCCCGCGTTACCCTCGATCAATGGCGCACGTTGCAGGCCGTGGTTGACCATGGCGGCTTCGCCCAGGCGGCTGAAGCGCTGCACCGTTCGCAATCCTCGGTGAGCTACACCGTGGCTCGTATGCAGGATCAACTCGGCGTGCCGCTGCTGCGCATCGACGGGCGCAAGGCGGTGCTGACCGAGGCCGGTGAAGTGCTGCTGCGTCGCTCCCGGCAACTGGTGAAGAACGCCAGTCAACTGGAAGACCTTGCCCATCATATGGAACAGGGATGGGAGGCCGAAGTGCGCCTGGTAGTGGATGCGGCCTATCCCAATGCGCGCCTGGTGCGCGCCCTGACTGCGTTTATGCCGCAAAGTCGCGGCTGCCGCGTGCGCTTGCGTGAAGAGGTGTTGTCCGGCGTCGAAGAACTGCTGATCGAAGGCGTAGCCGACCTGGCAATTTGCGGTTTCAGTATCCCCGGTTACCTGGGCACCGAAATGAGCGATGTGGAATTTATCGCCGTGGCCCACCCCGAACATGCGCTGCACCGCATGAATCGCGAGCTGAGTTTCCAGGACCTGGAAAGCCAGATGCAGGTGGTCATCCGCGACTCCGGCCGCCAGCAACCGCGCGACGTCGGTTGGCTGGGCGCCGAACAGCGCTGGACCGTCGGCAGCCTGGCTACCGCCGCCGCCTTCGTGGGCAGCGGCCTGGGCTTTGCCTGGCTGCCGCGGCACATGATCGAGCGCGAACTGGCCGAAGGCGTACTCAAGCAACTGCCCCTGGAACAAGGCGGCAGCCGTCACCCGACGTTCTATCTCTACTCCAACAAGGACAAACCCCTGGGGCCGGCGACGCAGATTCTCGTGGAGCTGCTGCGCACGTTTGACACCGCTCCCCTGGATGCGCCTTTCGCCGCTCCCCGACAAGCCTGA
- a CDS encoding FMN-dependent NADH-azoreductase yields MSNVLIIESSARQQDSISRQLTQQFISQWRAAHPADQITVRDVALNPVPHLDANLLGGWMKPEDQRNDSEQVSLERSNTLTDELLAADVLVMAAPMYNFAIPSTLKAWLDHVLRAGVTFKYTATGPQGLLTGKRAIVLTARGGIHTGATSDHQEPYLRQVMAFIGIHDVTFIHAEGVNLSSDFQEKGINHAKALLAQVA; encoded by the coding sequence ATGTCCAACGTTCTGATCATCGAAAGCAGTGCGCGCCAGCAGGATTCTATCTCTCGCCAGCTCACCCAACAGTTCATCAGCCAATGGCGGGCTGCCCACCCAGCCGATCAGATCACCGTGCGCGACGTGGCGCTCAACCCGGTTCCACACCTGGACGCCAACCTGCTTGGCGGCTGGATGAAACCTGAAGATCAGCGTAACGACAGCGAACAGGTATCCCTGGAGCGTTCCAACACATTGACCGACGAATTGCTCGCCGCCGATGTGTTGGTAATGGCTGCACCGATGTACAACTTCGCCATCCCCAGCACCCTCAAAGCCTGGCTGGATCACGTCCTGCGCGCCGGCGTAACGTTCAAGTACACCGCCACCGGACCGCAGGGCTTGCTGACCGGCAAACGTGCCATTGTGCTGACCGCCCGTGGCGGCATTCACACCGGGGCCACCTCGGACCACCAGGAACCCTACCTGCGTCAGGTGATGGCCTTTATCGGCATTCACGACGTGACCTTCATTCACGCCGAAGGGGTGAACCTGAGCAGCGACTTCCAGGAAAAAGGCATCAACCATGCCAAAGCCCTGCTCGCACAGGTGGCGTGA
- a CDS encoding TorF family putative porin has translation MLKRCIFLVSILIASPLAEAQIFQRELGDFDLKLGTTPSRSMAQGLVKPTSPGSDSFHGGLDLTHDSGLYFGQFSPNMGLSSANNLEVDSYLGFKRPFDQTLGYEVGLIHYSYPKVSPLDSQEFYGGLNLLGNRFGVSFSNDPDRQDSTLFADLGGTQPFGIGVSMKYTTHQLGTPVSVENGAISSFSDWSVQFSRAWKGIDLDLIYSDSSLSGGDCSAYSGHNSQCDGLLTLKAVRPFY, from the coding sequence ATGCTTAAACGCTGTATTTTCCTGGTCAGCATTCTGATCGCCAGCCCTTTGGCCGAAGCGCAGATTTTTCAGCGTGAACTGGGCGACTTCGACCTGAAATTGGGCACCACCCCCAGCCGTAGCATGGCCCAGGGTCTGGTCAAGCCCACCTCTCCTGGCAGTGACTCGTTCCACGGTGGCCTGGACCTTACCCACGACAGCGGCCTGTATTTCGGCCAGTTTTCACCGAATATGGGCCTGTCGTCGGCCAACAATCTCGAAGTTGACTCCTACCTGGGTTTCAAACGCCCTTTCGACCAGACCCTGGGCTATGAAGTGGGCTTGATTCACTACAGCTACCCCAAGGTCAGCCCCCTCGACAGCCAGGAGTTCTACGGCGGCCTGAACCTGTTGGGCAACCGCTTCGGCGTGTCCTTCAGCAACGACCCCGACCGCCAGGACAGCACCCTGTTCGCCGACCTCGGCGGCACCCAGCCGTTCGGTATCGGCGTCAGCATGAAATACACCACCCACCAATTGGGCACACCGGTGTCGGTAGAAAACGGCGCCATCAGCAGTTTCAGCGACTGGTCGGTGCAATTCTCCCGGGCCTGGAAAGGCATCGACCTGGATCTGATCTACAGCGACTCCAGCCTCAGCGGCGGTGACTGCTCGGCCTACTCCGGACACAACTCGCAATGCGACGGCCTGTTGACCTTGAAGGCCGTCCGGCCGTTTTATTGA
- a CDS encoding DUF6279 family lipoprotein: MLRRLKLLMVLLTLSLVLAGCNRVGLAYRNLDVIIPWTLNDYLDMNAGQKSWFNDTLKEHLAWHCTTQLPGYLDWLDRLQQMVDSNQVTDAALQTRTVEAKQAIAEIAREITPSAVQLLQGLDDQQVKDMSDALAKDLRKRQDEYLKPPLAQQIKERAERMSKRLDAWIGPLSASQQNRVTAWSNALGEQNQAWIGNRAHWQAQFIEAVEHRHDADFPQKMQRLLVDRESLWTPEYRAAYAQTEAAARSLIVDLMAESTEQQRKKLRQKIDGVRGDFKALKCLKAGANQ, from the coding sequence ATGTTGCGCCGGCTCAAACTCCTGATGGTACTGCTGACCCTGAGCCTGGTGCTCGCCGGCTGCAATCGCGTGGGCCTGGCCTACCGTAATCTCGACGTGATCATCCCCTGGACCCTCAACGACTACCTGGACATGAATGCCGGGCAGAAGAGCTGGTTCAACGACACCCTCAAGGAACACCTGGCCTGGCATTGCACCACGCAATTGCCGGGCTACCTGGACTGGCTCGACCGCCTGCAGCAGATGGTCGACAGTAACCAGGTCACCGACGCCGCATTGCAAACCCGTACTGTCGAAGCCAAACAGGCAATTGCCGAGATTGCGCGGGAAATCACCCCCTCCGCCGTGCAATTGCTGCAAGGCCTGGACGATCAGCAGGTCAAGGACATGAGCGACGCCCTGGCCAAGGACCTGCGCAAACGCCAGGATGAATACCTCAAGCCGCCGCTGGCCCAGCAGATCAAGGAACGCGCCGAGCGCATGAGCAAGCGCCTGGATGCCTGGATCGGCCCGCTGAGCGCCAGCCAGCAAAACCGCGTAACGGCGTGGTCCAACGCTTTGGGCGAACAGAACCAGGCGTGGATCGGCAACCGCGCCCATTGGCAGGCGCAGTTTATCGAGGCCGTCGAGCACCGCCACGACGCCGACTTCCCGCAGAAAATGCAACGTTTGCTGGTGGACAGAGAGAGCCTATGGACGCCTGAATACCGCGCTGCCTATGCCCAGACCGAAGCGGCGGCGCGCAGTCTGATCGTGGACCTGATGGCTGAGAGCACCGAGCAACAGCGTAAGAAGCTGAGGCAAAAAATCGACGGCGTACGAGGCGATTTCAAAGCGCTTAAATGCCTCAAAGCCGGCGCAAATCAATAG
- a CDS encoding TetR/AcrR family transcriptional regulator, with product MKITKTQSQNNRAHIVATASALFRERGFDGVGVAELMAAAGFTQGGFYKHFGSKADLMAEAAANGLAQSLASSVEMEAGEFFEVYLSRQHRDHRGGGCTLAALCADAARQSGTLKETFANGLENTLQALEAKYNTTQDEPQQDVRAKMLNRMAHAIGAIMLSRACPDDSALADEVLEVCRQEITASLP from the coding sequence ATGAAGATCACCAAGACGCAATCACAGAACAATCGAGCGCATATCGTCGCGACGGCTTCCGCGCTGTTTCGTGAGCGCGGTTTCGATGGGGTCGGTGTGGCCGAACTGATGGCTGCCGCTGGTTTTACCCAGGGCGGCTTCTACAAGCACTTCGGCTCCAAGGCGGATTTGATGGCAGAAGCGGCCGCCAATGGCCTGGCGCAGTCGCTCGCCAGCAGCGTGGAGATGGAGGCGGGGGAGTTTTTCGAGGTTTACCTGTCCAGGCAGCACCGCGATCATCGCGGCGGCGGGTGCACGTTGGCGGCGTTGTGTGCAGACGCTGCGCGTCAATCAGGGACCCTCAAGGAAACCTTTGCCAACGGCTTGGAAAACACGCTGCAAGCGCTGGAGGCAAAGTACAACACGACGCAGGACGAGCCACAGCAAGACGTGCGCGCGAAAATGCTCAACAGGATGGCCCATGCCATTGGCGCAATCATGTTATCGCGGGCGTGCCCGGATGATTCCGCTTTGGCTGATGAAGTGCTTGAGGTTTGCCGCCAGGAGATTACGGCATCACTGCCGTAA
- a CDS encoding SDR family NAD(P)-dependent oxidoreductase, whose protein sequence is MSTSKTVLITGASTGIGAAYAERFAQRGHDLVLVARDTKRLEALAARLREQHAITVDILPADLTQIADLAAVEARLREDSSIGTLVNNAGAAQSGSFIEQSTDSVAQLVALNTTALVRLASAIAPRLAAAGNGAIINIGSVVGLAPEFGMTVYGATKAFVLFLSQGMSLELGAKGVYVQAVLPAATRTEIWDRAGIDINTLTDVMEVGDLVDAALVGFDRREPVTIPPLQDGARWDALQAARQGLLSQIKQSEVAERYLTQA, encoded by the coding sequence ATGAGCACTTCCAAGACCGTTCTCATCACTGGCGCCTCGACCGGCATTGGTGCCGCCTACGCCGAACGCTTTGCCCAGCGTGGTCACGACCTGGTTCTGGTCGCCCGCGATACCAAGCGCCTGGAAGCGCTCGCTGCACGTCTGCGTGAACAGCACGCCATCACTGTTGATATCCTCCCCGCTGACCTGACCCAGATCGCTGACCTGGCAGCGGTCGAAGCACGTCTGCGCGAAGATTCCAGCATCGGCACGCTGGTCAACAACGCCGGTGCCGCACAGTCCGGCAGCTTCATCGAACAGTCCACCGACAGTGTCGCTCAGTTGGTCGCGCTCAACACCACCGCGCTGGTACGGCTTGCCAGCGCCATTGCCCCACGCCTGGCGGCAGCCGGCAACGGCGCTATCATCAACATTGGCTCGGTGGTGGGCCTGGCGCCAGAGTTCGGCATGACCGTATATGGCGCGACCAAGGCATTCGTACTGTTCCTGTCCCAGGGCATGAGCCTGGAGTTGGGCGCCAAAGGTGTCTATGTGCAAGCCGTGCTACCGGCCGCTACGCGTACCGAGATCTGGGACCGGGCGGGCATTGACATCAACACCCTCACAGATGTGATGGAAGTAGGTGACCTGGTGGATGCGGCGCTGGTCGGTTTCGACCGTCGTGAGCCCGTGACCATCCCGCCCTTGCAGGACGGCGCACGCTGGGATGCCTTGCAGGCAGCCCGACAAGGCTTGCTGTCGCAGATCAAGCAGTCCGAGGTTGCCGAGCGGTACCTGACCCAAGCCTGA
- a CDS encoding carboxylate/amino acid/amine transporter, which translates to MGYLLVVTLIQAFSFSLIGEYLAGHVDSYFAVLVRVVLAGLIFIPLTRWRSVEPAFMRGMLVIGALQFGVTYVCLYLSFRVLTVPEVLLFTILTPLHVTLIEDALNRRFNPWALVAALVAVGGAAVIRFDQITPHFLMGFLLLQLANFTYAAGQVMYKHLVARYPSDQPHFRRFGYFYLGALLVVLPAFLLFGKADFLPQAPLQWGVLVFLGLVSTALGMYWWNKGACLVNGGTLAVMNNLHVPVGLLLNLLIWNQHEPLGRLALGGLVILGAVWISRLGARQARAALSS; encoded by the coding sequence ATGGGCTATTTACTGGTTGTCACCCTGATTCAGGCATTTTCCTTCAGTTTGATCGGCGAATACCTCGCCGGTCACGTCGACAGCTACTTCGCAGTGCTGGTGCGCGTGGTGCTGGCCGGGCTGATCTTTATCCCGTTGACGCGCTGGCGCTCGGTGGAGCCAGCGTTCATGCGCGGCATGTTGGTGATCGGTGCATTGCAGTTCGGTGTGACCTACGTATGCCTGTACCTGAGCTTTCGCGTGCTGACGGTGCCGGAAGTGCTGCTGTTCACCATCCTCACACCGCTGCATGTGACTCTGATCGAGGACGCACTTAATCGGCGCTTCAATCCTTGGGCACTGGTCGCGGCCCTGGTGGCGGTGGGCGGTGCGGCGGTGATTCGTTTCGATCAGATCACCCCGCACTTCCTGATGGGATTCTTGCTGCTGCAATTGGCCAACTTCACCTACGCCGCCGGGCAAGTCATGTACAAGCATCTGGTGGCGCGTTATCCCAGTGACCAACCGCACTTCCGGCGTTTCGGTTATTTCTACCTGGGCGCCTTGTTGGTGGTGTTGCCGGCGTTCCTGCTGTTCGGCAAGGCTGACTTTTTGCCGCAAGCGCCGCTGCAATGGGGCGTGCTGGTGTTCCTTGGTTTGGTCAGCACCGCGCTGGGTATGTACTGGTGGAACAAGGGCGCCTGTCTGGTCAATGGCGGCACTCTGGCGGTGATGAACAACCTGCATGTACCGGTGGGGCTGCTGTTGAACCTGCTGATCTGGAATCAGCATGAGCCGCTGGGCCGACTGGCCCTGGGTGGCCTGGTGATTCTGGGTGCGGTGTGGATCAGTCGGCTCGGCGCACGCCAGGCACGGGCGGCGCTGTCATCGTGA
- a CDS encoding S1 RNA-binding domain-containing protein: MALVGRYNSLQVVKHTNFGLYLDGAQDGEILLPNRYIPKDIPSEDEDWLNVFIYLDSDDKLIATTEKPKVQVGEFASLKVVEVNSIGVFLDWGLPKDLLLPYSEEKRQLTAGEYCVVHVYLDKHTKRITATARLDRYLDKTPANYQVGQEVDLLVAEATDMGFKAIINNKHWGLIHKNEVFKFLRPGKEEKGFIKEIRADGNISLSLQPVGQEAASSLNSKILAKLRDNNGTLPVSDKSDPAVISNLFGVSKGNFKKAIGALYKQGQIVIHADRIELS, translated from the coding sequence ATGGCTTTAGTCGGGCGCTACAACAGCTTGCAAGTGGTCAAGCACACTAACTTTGGTTTGTACCTCGATGGTGCGCAAGATGGCGAAATCCTCTTGCCTAATCGGTATATCCCTAAAGATATTCCCAGTGAAGATGAAGACTGGCTCAATGTTTTCATTTACTTGGACAGCGATGACAAACTTATCGCCACCACTGAAAAACCCAAAGTTCAAGTCGGCGAATTTGCCAGTTTGAAAGTTGTGGAAGTCAACAGTATCGGGGTGTTCCTCGACTGGGGCCTGCCAAAGGATCTGCTGCTGCCGTATTCGGAAGAAAAGCGCCAGCTGACAGCGGGTGAATATTGCGTGGTGCACGTCTACCTCGACAAGCACACCAAGCGCATCACCGCCACCGCACGCCTTGACCGTTACCTGGACAAGACGCCGGCCAACTATCAGGTGGGCCAGGAAGTCGATCTGCTGGTGGCTGAAGCCACGGACATGGGCTTCAAGGCAATCATCAACAACAAGCACTGGGGCCTGATCCACAAGAACGAAGTGTTCAAGTTCCTGCGCCCGGGCAAGGAAGAAAAAGGCTTCATCAAGGAGATTCGCGCCGATGGCAACATCAGCCTGAGCCTGCAACCGGTCGGCCAGGAAGCGGCCTCCAGCCTCAACTCCAAGATCCTCGCCAAGTTGCGTGACAACAACGGCACCCTGCCGGTCAGCGACAAAAGCGATCCGGCGGTGATCAGCAACTTGTTCGGCGTCAGCAAAGGCAACTTTAAAAAGGCCATTGGTGCGCTCTACAAGCAAGGCCAGATCGTGATTCACGCCGACCGCATTGAACTAAGCTGA
- a CDS encoding DUF2177 family protein gives MSKRPLFAYLGTLLAFLLLDGLWLGVLMGPTYKSLLGPLMLDQPRLLPAVLFYLLYVLGCVVFVVLPSASWQRAARLGALLGLVAYGTYDLSNWATLQGWSAGLAVMDMAWGTCLTALCCTVGHLCARRVHR, from the coding sequence ATGTCCAAGAGACCGCTCTTCGCCTACCTCGGCACCTTGCTCGCCTTCCTGCTCCTCGACGGCCTCTGGCTCGGCGTGCTGATGGGCCCCACCTACAAATCCCTGCTCGGCCCGCTGATGCTTGATCAGCCGCGCCTGTTGCCTGCGGTGTTGTTTTATCTGCTGTATGTCCTCGGTTGTGTGGTGTTCGTGGTCTTGCCCAGTGCCAGTTGGCAACGTGCTGCGCGGTTGGGCGCACTGCTGGGCCTGGTGGCCTATGGCACTTATGATTTGAGCAATTGGGCCACGCTTCAGGGCTGGTCCGCCGGGCTCGCGGTGATGGACATGGCGTGGGGCACCTGTTTAACCGCCCTGTGCTGCACCGTCGGCCACCTGTGTGCACGGCGTGTGCATCGGTAG
- a CDS encoding NADP-dependent oxidoreductase produces the protein MKAFSIERYGKQTGRITEAPTPVVGEHDVLVQVHASSVNVLDAKIAKGEFKLILPYALPLILGNDLAGVVLSVGSAVRRFKPGDEVYGRPPQQRIGTFAELIAVREDALARKPANMTMEQAAALPLVALTAWQVLVETARLKKGQKVFIHAGSGGVGSIAIQLAKYLGAFVATTTSTANVEWVKALGADVVIDYKQQNFETLLNDYDVVLNSLGPDALAKSLDILKPGCQLISISGPPTQAFAREQQLSWLLGLVMGVLSSGIRRKARKQGVRYDFLFMRASGAQLDELTALVEAGIIKPVIDRTFPFESTAQALSYVEQGRAKGKVVITMTAPPVPGVRRAD, from the coding sequence ATGAAGGCATTTTCCATCGAACGTTACGGCAAACAGACCGGGCGCATCACCGAAGCGCCAACACCAGTGGTGGGTGAGCATGACGTGCTGGTTCAAGTACATGCCAGCAGCGTCAACGTGCTGGATGCAAAAATCGCCAAGGGCGAATTCAAACTGATTCTGCCGTATGCATTGCCGTTGATACTGGGCAATGACCTGGCTGGCGTGGTACTCAGCGTCGGGTCCGCGGTGCGACGCTTCAAGCCGGGTGACGAAGTGTATGGCCGCCCTCCACAGCAGCGTATCGGCACGTTCGCCGAGCTGATTGCGGTACGCGAGGACGCACTGGCACGCAAACCTGCGAACATGACGATGGAGCAAGCCGCCGCCCTGCCTCTGGTCGCATTGACGGCATGGCAAGTACTGGTTGAAACAGCGAGGCTGAAAAAAGGCCAGAAGGTCTTCATTCATGCCGGTTCCGGCGGAGTCGGCAGTATCGCCATCCAGCTTGCCAAGTATTTGGGCGCATTTGTCGCAACGACGACCAGCACCGCCAATGTCGAGTGGGTCAAGGCACTGGGTGCCGATGTAGTGATCGACTACAAGCAGCAAAACTTCGAAACCCTGCTCAATGATTATGACGTCGTCTTGAACAGTCTCGGTCCGGACGCACTGGCAAAGTCACTCGACATTCTCAAACCGGGCTGTCAACTCATCTCCATCTCCGGGCCACCGACGCAGGCGTTTGCTCGCGAGCAGCAGCTGTCGTGGCTATTGGGCCTGGTCATGGGTGTGTTGAGCAGCGGTATACGTCGCAAAGCGCGCAAACAAGGCGTGCGTTATGACTTCCTCTTCATGCGCGCCAGCGGCGCCCAATTGGATGAACTGACCGCGCTGGTGGAAGCCGGCATTATCAAGCCGGTGATCGACCGCACCTTCCCTTTCGAGTCCACAGCCCAAGCCCTGAGCTATGTCGAACAAGGCCGCGCCAAAGGCAAAGTGGTGATCACGATGACAGCGCCGCCCGTGCCTGGCGTGCGCCGAGCCGACTGA
- a CDS encoding mechanosensitive ion channel family protein, whose amino-acid sequence MDIKQLWLNVQDLWGALDEHPVLHSSLGLLVLLVVALLVGRVARYLILHAVKLLGRQPALHWLNDLRHNKVFHRLAQMTPSLVIQFGLYLVPDLSKTAILFIGNVALAITILFMVLAMSALLNALLDIYARTEHARTRSIKGYVQLAKMVLFVFGAIIIVATLIDRSPLLLLSGLGAMSAVILLVYKDTLLSFVASVQLTSNDMLRVGDWIEMPQVGADGDVVDITLHTVKVQNFDKTIVSIPTWRLMSESFKNWRGMQASGGRRIKRSLYIDASGVRFLRDDEEVRMTQVHLLTGYISRKQAELKAWNEAQGHSAQLSANRRRMTNLGTFRAYALAYLQSHPDIQPNMTCMVRQMQTTAQGVPLEIYCFTRTTAWADYERIQGDIFDYLLAVLPEFGLSLYQQPSGNDLRAGVLPALAGAAQLPAIETA is encoded by the coding sequence ATGGATATCAAACAGCTCTGGCTCAACGTCCAAGACCTTTGGGGCGCCCTCGATGAACACCCGGTCCTGCATTCCAGCCTCGGCTTGCTGGTGCTGCTGGTGGTGGCATTGCTGGTTGGACGGGTAGCGCGTTACCTCATCCTGCACGCAGTCAAATTGCTTGGCCGGCAACCGGCCCTGCACTGGCTGAACGATCTGCGACATAACAAAGTCTTCCATCGGCTGGCGCAAATGACACCGTCCCTGGTGATCCAGTTCGGCCTGTACCTGGTACCTGACCTGAGCAAGACCGCCATTCTGTTTATCGGCAATGTGGCCCTGGCGATCACCATTCTGTTTATGGTGCTGGCGATGAGTGCCCTGCTCAATGCGCTGCTGGATATCTACGCACGCACCGAACATGCACGCACCCGCTCGATCAAGGGTTATGTGCAGTTGGCAAAAATGGTGTTGTTCGTGTTTGGCGCAATCATCATCGTCGCCACCCTGATCGACCGTTCGCCGCTGCTGCTGCTGTCGGGCCTGGGTGCGATGTCGGCGGTGATTCTGTTGGTGTACAAGGACACGCTGCTGTCGTTCGTCGCCAGTGTGCAATTGACCAGCAACGACATGCTGCGGGTTGGTGACTGGATCGAAATGCCCCAGGTCGGCGCCGACGGCGATGTGGTGGACATCACCCTGCATACGGTCAAGGTGCAGAATTTCGACAAGACCATCGTCTCCATCCCGACCTGGCGCTTGATGTCCGAGTCGTTCAAGAACTGGCGCGGTATGCAGGCCTCCGGCGGGCGGCGCATCAAGCGCAGCCTGTACATCGATGCCAGCGGCGTGCGCTTTTTGCGCGATGACGAAGAAGTGCGCATGACCCAGGTGCACCTGCTCACCGGCTACATCAGTCGCAAACAGGCCGAACTCAAGGCCTGGAACGAGGCCCAGGGCCACAGCGCGCAATTGTCGGCCAACCGCCGGCGCATGACCAACCTCGGCACGTTCCGCGCCTATGCCCTGGCGTATCTGCAAAGCCACCCGGACATCCAGCCGAACATGACCTGCATGGTGCGCCAGATGCAAACCACCGCCCAGGGCGTACCGCTGGAGATCTACTGCTTTACCCGCACCACCGCGTGGGCGGATTACGAGCGGATCCAGGGGGATATTTTCGATTATCTACTGGCAGTGTTGCCGGAGTTCGGATTGAGCCTGTATCAGCAGCCGAGTGGCAACGACCTGCGCGCCGGCGTATTGCCGGCGTTGGCCGGGGCCGCGCAACTACCCGCCATCGAAACGGCGTGA
- a CDS encoding DEAD/DEAH box helicase: MFSQFALHERLLKAVAELKFVEPTPVQAAAIPLALQGRDLRVTAQTGSGKTAAFVLPVLNRLIGPAKVRVSIKTLILLPTRELAQQTLKEVERFSQFTFIKSGIITGGEDFKVQAAMLRKVPDILIGTPGRMIEQLNAGNLDLKEVEVLVLDEADRMLDMGFADDVQRLVAECVNRQQTMLFSATTGGSTLRDMVAKVLNNPEHLQVNNVSDLNATTRQQIVTADHNVHKEQILNWLLANETYQKAIVFTNTRAAADRIYGRLVAQEYKAFVLHGEKDQKDRKLAIDRLKAGGVKILVATDVAARGLDVDGLDLVINFDMPRSGDEYVHRIGRTGRAGNDGLAISLICHGDWNLMSSIERYLKQSFERRTIKEVKGTYTGPKKVKASGKAVGVKKKKTDAKGDKKKTGAKSPTKRKIANRPKTDNLSLVSKDGMAPLKRRKPEAPAAE; this comes from the coding sequence GTGTTTTCCCAATTCGCCCTGCACGAACGCCTGCTCAAAGCCGTGGCCGAGCTTAAATTTGTCGAGCCTACGCCTGTGCAAGCAGCGGCCATCCCGCTCGCGCTCCAGGGGCGTGACCTGCGGGTGACGGCTCAAACCGGCAGCGGCAAGACCGCCGCTTTCGTCTTGCCGGTTCTGAATCGTCTGATTGGCCCGGCCAAGGTCCGCGTCAGCATCAAGACCCTGATCCTGCTGCCGACCCGTGAGCTGGCCCAGCAGACCCTCAAGGAAGTCGAGCGCTTCTCGCAGTTCACCTTCATCAAGTCCGGCATCATTACCGGCGGCGAAGACTTCAAGGTCCAGGCTGCCATGCTGCGCAAGGTGCCGGACATCCTGATCGGTACCCCGGGGCGCATGATCGAGCAACTCAATGCCGGCAACCTCGACCTCAAGGAAGTCGAAGTACTGGTGCTCGACGAAGCCGACCGTATGCTCGACATGGGCTTTGCCGATGACGTGCAACGCCTGGTCGCTGAATGCGTCAATCGCCAGCAGACCATGCTGTTCTCCGCCACCACCGGCGGTTCAACCCTGCGCGACATGGTTGCCAAGGTGCTGAACAATCCTGAGCACTTGCAGGTCAACAACGTCAGTGACCTGAACGCCACCACGCGTCAGCAGATCGTGACCGCTGACCATAACGTGCACAAAGAACAGATCCTCAACTGGTTGCTGGCCAACGAGACCTACCAGAAGGCCATCGTGTTCACCAACACCCGTGCCGCCGCCGACCGCATTTACGGGCGTCTGGTCGCGCAGGAATACAAGGCGTTCGTGCTACACGGCGAGAAAGACCAGAAGGACCGCAAGCTGGCCATCGACCGCCTCAAGGCAGGCGGCGTGAAGATCCTGGTAGCCACCGACGTCGCTGCCCGTGGCCTGGACGTTGATGGCCTGGACCTGGTGATCAACTTCGACATGCCCCGCAGCGGCGACGAATACGTGCACCGTATCGGCCGTACCGGGCGTGCCGGCAACGATGGCCTGGCCATCTCGCTGATCTGCCACGGCGACTGGAACCTGATGTCGAGCATCGAGCGCTACCTCAAGCAATCGTTCGAGCGCCGTACCATCAAGGAAGTCAAAGGTACTTACACCGGGCCGAAGAAGGTCAAGGCGTCGGGCAAGGCCGTTGGCGTGAAGAAGAAAAAGACCGACGCCAAGGGCGACAAAAAGAAAACCGGCGCCAAATCGCCGACCAAGCGCAAGATCGCCAACCGGCCGAAGACCGACAACCTGTCGCTCGTCAGCAAGGATGGCATGGCGCCACTCAAGCGCCGCAAGCCAGAAGCGCCTGCTGCCGAATAA